The following are from one region of the Prevotella communis genome:
- a CDS encoding bifunctional metallophosphatase/5'-nucleotidase — translation MKKNLCILLLTVGALIGCSTGQHVARQQHQKSIVVLYENDVHGQIDGYPKLAGLRDAISQSDTAWTAVVSCGDYLSGGVACSLRKGEYIVTLMNSVGYDAVTLGNHEYDFGMPRLMELLPGLNTSAVCVNLYDYQGTEPLMAPYVIRQYGSQRVAFVGVSTPESMDAEAYSFFDDKGRQLYDLHTKETYQMVQQAADKARKEGADYVIVLAHLGELESDTGVDSYGLAAATRGIDAVLDGHTHHTYARTDITNLDGKKVPVSSTGTQFANFGKLVIKDGKVYTTLVPAAENTYTSVKVAATLADVKAQISEQTSRRLCKSDFELTINDASGKRLVRSGETNLGDLVTDAYRKAVQAEIGLTNGGGLRNSIKAGVITYGDVLNTLPFENYVIKMEATGQQIMTMLEKCTSQLPAEEGNFPHVSGMRFTVHSKSHRVTDVEVLDPASNTYKPLDLQRRYTIGTIDYTLKGGMMNNCPQLPVTAQLYAECVADYLSTFANGMVDAAYARSQGRITFVED, via the coding sequence ATGAAAAAGAACCTTTGTATCCTGCTATTGACAGTGGGTGCCTTGATAGGCTGCTCTACAGGTCAGCATGTTGCCAGACAGCAGCATCAGAAAAGTATCGTGGTGCTCTACGAGAATGATGTGCACGGACAGATTGACGGTTATCCCAAACTGGCCGGTCTGCGTGATGCCATCAGTCAGAGTGATACGGCTTGGACGGCTGTGGTGAGCTGTGGCGACTATCTCTCGGGTGGTGTGGCCTGCTCGCTAAGGAAGGGTGAGTATATCGTGACGCTGATGAACAGCGTGGGCTATGATGCCGTGACGCTGGGTAATCATGAGTACGACTTCGGTATGCCGCGCCTCATGGAACTGCTGCCAGGGCTAAATACGTCGGCTGTCTGTGTGAACCTCTACGACTATCAGGGTACAGAACCGCTGATGGCGCCTTATGTCATCAGGCAGTATGGCAGTCAGCGCGTGGCTTTCGTGGGTGTCAGTACGCCTGAGTCGATGGATGCTGAGGCTTACTCTTTCTTTGACGACAAGGGTCGCCAGTTGTACGACCTGCATACAAAGGAGACCTATCAGATGGTGCAGCAGGCTGCCGACAAGGCACGCAAGGAGGGAGCCGATTATGTCATCGTGCTGGCCCATCTGGGAGAACTGGAGTCTGATACGGGTGTGGACTCCTACGGACTGGCTGCTGCGACGCGCGGCATCGATGCGGTGCTCGACGGACATACACATCACACCTATGCCAGAACGGATATCACCAATCTGGATGGCAAGAAGGTGCCAGTCAGTTCTACAGGAACGCAGTTTGCTAATTTCGGCAAACTGGTTATCAAGGATGGTAAGGTATATACCACCCTCGTGCCTGCTGCTGAGAATACCTATACGAGCGTGAAGGTGGCTGCTACGCTGGCTGATGTGAAGGCACAAATTAGTGAGCAAACTTCAAGACGGTTGTGCAAGTCGGACTTTGAACTGACCATCAATGATGCCAGTGGTAAACGACTGGTGCGCAGCGGTGAGACGAATCTTGGCGACCTCGTGACGGATGCATACCGTAAGGCTGTGCAGGCTGAGATAGGTCTGACCAATGGTGGCGGACTGCGCAACAGCATCAAGGCTGGAGTGATTACTTATGGTGATGTGCTCAATACGTTACCCTTCGAGAATTATGTCATCAAGATGGAGGCTACTGGTCAGCAGATTATGACGATGCTCGAGAAATGTACCTCACAACTGCCCGCCGAAGAGGGTAACTTCCCACATGTGTCGGGCATGCGCTTCACCGTGCATAGCAAGAGTCACAGGGTGACGGATGTAGAGGTGCTCGACCCAGCGAGCAATACTTATAAGCCTCTTGACCTGCAGCGTCGCTATACCATAGGCACTATAGACTATACGCTGAAGGGTGGCATGATGAACAATTGTCCTCAGTTGCCCGTAACAGCTCAACTGTATGCCGAATGTGTGGCTGATTATCTGAGTACCTTTGCCAACGGTATGGTGGATGCCGCCTATGCCAGGTCGCAGGGGCGCATCACGTTCGTTGAAGATTAA
- a CDS encoding M6 family metalloprotease domain-containing protein has product MGINTVKYLLSALLLVSSLTAFSYEHPRRHMLPRSISSKRAAAAKRAKSYIGDKRQLVVLSSFSDLDFESEDPLMLWNQILNQPNYHEGNYQGSVHDYFYNQSYGKFNLQFDLYAFKVNKEHAVYHSTATDDENASMLFEALADSLKNTVTDWAPYDWDDDGYIDQVLVIYAGMGQNDGGDKNTIWAHQAALSIYEHDPVVVNSSDKNYKIDNYGFIPEIGNTCATFGTFCHEFGHCMTLPDFYFNNLQIVGNWDIMDHGNYNYNGYCPPNYSAHERMILGWLDVKELTEPAYITNMPALGDEPVAYMIRNDAYPNEYYILENRQQQGWDRYLPGSGLVIFHIDYDEHLWKYEYPNKYTDNHYSIFPANGMNYTVMESGWAYPYGEKDSLTNNSVPAATLRHAAQDGTKLMSKPITNIRVDNGLVSFDFMGGNNSQTAIQSQTSNLKPQIKEVYDLSGRQIPQGAMGTGMYIIKYANGQTKKVVRR; this is encoded by the coding sequence ATGGGCATAAACACAGTAAAATACTTGCTGTCAGCGCTGCTCTTAGTGAGTTCGCTGACAGCATTTTCTTATGAACATCCTCGCCGCCACATGCTACCACGTAGCATCAGCAGTAAGCGCGCTGCAGCGGCAAAACGCGCCAAATCATATATTGGTGATAAACGTCAGCTGGTAGTCCTTTCCTCTTTTAGCGACCTGGACTTTGAGAGTGAGGATCCCCTTATGCTATGGAACCAGATTCTCAATCAGCCCAACTATCACGAGGGCAACTATCAGGGGTCTGTACACGATTATTTCTACAACCAGAGCTACGGCAAGTTCAACTTGCAGTTCGACCTGTATGCCTTTAAAGTGAACAAAGAGCATGCCGTCTATCACAGTACTGCTACCGATGACGAGAATGCCTCCATGCTATTTGAGGCACTGGCCGACTCCTTGAAAAATACAGTGACAGACTGGGCACCCTACGACTGGGATGATGATGGCTACATAGACCAAGTATTGGTAATCTATGCCGGCATGGGACAGAACGATGGCGGCGACAAGAACACCATCTGGGCTCACCAGGCAGCACTCTCCATATACGAACACGATCCTGTCGTCGTGAATAGTAGCGACAAGAACTACAAAATAGATAATTATGGATTTATACCTGAGATAGGTAATACCTGTGCGACCTTCGGCACATTCTGCCACGAATTCGGGCACTGCATGACACTCCCTGATTTCTACTTTAACAACCTACAGATCGTTGGCAACTGGGACATTATGGATCATGGCAATTACAACTATAACGGCTATTGCCCGCCCAACTATTCTGCCCACGAACGCATGATACTGGGATGGCTCGACGTGAAAGAACTGACAGAGCCTGCATACATCACCAATATGCCAGCCCTCGGCGATGAGCCTGTGGCCTACATGATACGCAATGATGCCTATCCCAATGAGTATTATATCCTGGAGAATCGTCAGCAGCAAGGATGGGACAGATACCTGCCTGGCAGCGGACTTGTGATCTTCCACATCGACTATGACGAACATTTATGGAAATACGAATATCCCAATAAGTATACAGACAACCACTACAGCATCTTTCCCGCCAACGGCATGAACTATACCGTTATGGAAAGCGGATGGGCCTATCCCTATGGAGAGAAAGACTCGCTGACTAATAACTCAGTCCCTGCTGCCACACTGCGTCATGCGGCACAGGACGGCACCAAACTGATGTCGAAACCCATTACGAATATCCGTGTGGACAACGGACTGGTATCTTTTGACTTCATGGGAGGCAACAATAGTCAGACAGCCATTCAATCCCAAACCTCAAACCTAAAACCTCAAATCAAGGAGGTTTACGATCTGAGCGGACGTCAGATTCCTCAGGGAGCAATGGGAACAGGAATGTATATCATCAAATACGCTAACGGCCAGACCAAAAAGGTGGTCCGTCGCTAG
- a CDS encoding amino acid-binding protein: MTIHQLSIFIENRSGTLIKVLEVLKEAKIQIIASTIADTAEYGIYRLICSEPLRAYDELKKSGVAVALSDVLALELDDEPGRAADAVKIFSDAGISIAYMYTFLLRGKGILVFRTDNREKAREVIILNNMKFIAEQDLSKWA; this comes from the coding sequence ATGACAATTCATCAATTATCCATCTTTATCGAGAACCGCTCAGGCACCCTGATCAAGGTTCTTGAAGTACTGAAAGAGGCTAAAATTCAGATTATTGCCTCTACCATTGCCGACACGGCAGAGTATGGTATCTATCGACTCATCTGCAGCGAACCTCTGCGTGCCTACGATGAGCTGAAGAAATCTGGTGTCGCCGTGGCCCTGAGCGATGTACTTGCATTGGAACTCGACGACGAACCAGGACGTGCTGCCGACGCCGTGAAGATATTCAGCGATGCAGGCATCAGCATTGCCTATATGTACACCTTCCTGCTGCGCGGCAAGGGAATCCTCGTATTCCGTACCGACAACCGTGAGAAGGCACGTGAGGTCATCATCCTGAACAACATGAAGTTTATTGCAGAACAAGACCTGAGTAAATGGGCATAA